Genomic DNA from Theobroma cacao cultivar B97-61/B2 chromosome 3, Criollo_cocoa_genome_V2, whole genome shotgun sequence:
CTGAGGtatcataaattttatttctttatgtGATGTTAACCAAAATTAGTAGCTTTTATTGGAAAACTTTGTCCAATATTTTGAACCCTTCTTTTGCAGGAAAGCCACTTCTTACTGAGTTTTGCTAGAAATGTTCTTAACtttcatttttagtgttgaTTTGTGTGATGCTTTAAATGTGGCATGGATTGATGTTTTCTTTTAACATCATATTTTACAGTATCTCTTTCATATAATGAGCTATATGACAGGGAGCTTAAAATTAGTCTTTTGGTTGTTTTCAACATTATACTTTGGAACAGAGATTagtactattattttttaaattgtttggTATTTTTGAACTTAAAGTAATTGTACTTCAACTTTTATTTAATAGTTTGCATATATAATTGGCCTTTGTCATCGTcttctttttagttttatacATTCCAAATGCTTCAGACATGGAGTTTTATTTCATTGTCTGGCAGGAAACTGATTTGGCTGGTTTGCAACATctggtgagattttataaaagTCGAAGGTTTGATGCAGACATTGGACTCCCCAAGTGAGTTGCTTAACCTACATTCTCAATTTGTCAGTGATTGTTAAAATGTCTTGTATAAGAAGTTAAATTTCCTGCTGATTTTGCCAGACCAAATGACTTCCGTGATTTTCCAGAGTACTTTGTTCTTGAGGTAATGCAATGAGGTAGGCTATGTGGTAAACTATGTACTTTATGATGTCATTTCTGTATAATACTATAGCTAGCTCTGATGCCTCTGTGGCTTGTGAAATTGTTGGTTTGTGTATGTTGAATTAAACACTATGCAAGAAATTTTTAACCTAGCAATCTGAAAAGGGATGATAAGGTACAAGGAAGTAACATTAGgtaattcctttttccatgtGGAACTTTTTAGGCTCAATCTGGCTTAGAAGTGAACAATGTTCTGTATTCTGTCTACGGTTTTAGCTTTTTCTATTCCGTTGAGATGCCTATTGAGAATGCATCGATGCTCATGGCTGAGTTGCTAATGTATAACTAAAATGTAGTTTGTTAGAGTTTCTAAAaccttcttcattttctttggttCTTTAGGCCATTCCACGTGCCATAGCTATGGTAAGAGCTGcagataagaaaagtccaagaGAAGCTGTTGAGTTTGTTCTGCAACTTTTGAAGGTAGGATTTTCCTTGGCCTTCACTTATTCTAAAAGAGATCAACAAGACTATTGAATGGGCATACAAATCAATCTACAGTCCTCTCAGCTTTCTAATTTTGCTATATAGGAAATATCTCTTAATGAGTAATCACTGGTACATAGCTGCTAGTGGCTGCATGAGTAGATAGaacctttatttcttttattttgatttgcaTGGTTTACTTGtcaagaagagagaaaaacagGGGGGTGGCTTCCAAATTTtgcaatatataaaatacGCTTGAGTGAGTTATCAATGATAGATAGGTCTCTAGTGCTGCATGGAATAATGGAACCTTATTTTATTAGTTGCATGGTTAACTTATCAACAGCAGAGAAAAGAGGGAGAAAGTGTAGTATAAAACTTGCATTGTTTTGTTCAGTCATTAAGTTAGGAGTTCTCTAAAGAATATGAGAGCTTGTCCAAGACAAATCTCATAGAATCTAATCCATCTTTATAAATCTGCTCACGAACTTAGGTTCCTTGATAAATTATACCTAGTGAAATTGTTTGGCATGAAGTTGTTGATATATTATgcgattttgttttttgacaTTAATGGGATATCCTTATTAGACCCTGTATTGCTGGTCCCTTTTGTTGCTTTAACTTGTGTAGAGGTTGCTTTTTTCTGTTTGATGGAATTTTTGCTGTTAGCTATTTGTTCTACCCATTTCCcccctcaaaaaaaaaaaaaaaacacttagCTGACCTATAAACcttgattttattattcttttttgcttttcttcgTTTGGGGAGGAAGATCGATTGATCTGGCAAAAACAAGTTAATCTTAGTGGTTAACTCAGCTTTTTCGCACTCCAAACATTCTGGCATAATATAGAACATTTGCTTATTTCATTTCTCTACTAAGCGTATTGCCTATTAAGCTGTGCTCTTCTGCAGTTATTTAGGCATCATTTGGTTGTTGCTTTgctattttcttttgctttctaAAAAGTAgctaaaacaaaaagcaaatggtaaaaagcaaaactcattataattaaaagtgaATAACGAAAGTACAGCGCCAATTCTAGCGTAATTGTTCTATATTCATGTTCCCCCTAATAATTTactgattttaatttttgattacTCAAAAATGTTATTTGCTTTTGTATCCAAATGTGCTTTTCAGTTTTTGCTTATGGATGCTAAAAGCAAGTAGCAAAAACAACTTCCAAACAAAGCCTTGTTAACTCTGGCCTATAACCACTTGAGTAATTACttgcattatttttttgtcttatAATATCAGTTGCCGTTCTTGATTAATTTTCtatattaaaattgttttggacTCCCCTTGATCACCACTGTTGAGTAATCTTATCCTAAATCAATTAGTTTCAGGTTTTTTCTGGTCTTATATTGAAGATGAGCCTTTTCACTTGCTGtaattggttttaagttgaatgCCTTATAGTCAGTCAAtcatgaaacctttttcatcAGTTCCGTATTTAGCAAGataagttttgaattttacaACTATGATGTCATTTTGAAGCTCcaatagaaaattgaacaaaggAACTGATACATACATACAATCATAATGTTAATTTATGTTGTCTTAGGTTTATATGATGTTATGTCGATGTATGAATGTTTATATTTCTCTGAGTTAAAAAAGCTTGTGCTAATACCATGCAACATCAAAGCGAggtaaataataaatgagtCATATAGACAAGAACCATAATGATTAATGATACTTGTGTGTAATTAACTACATATATGTATGCATGTGGATGACTTGCAATGGTTCAACCAGTTTaaagatttgaggttgaagAGGTGGGATGGGACCCGTAAtattgaatgaaaatgaaagaattttGGATTAACAATACAAGTCAAAAAAAGGATTTGTTGTAGTTCATTCTAATTCATTCATAAATGTAGAGTGCACTCTTAAAACTTTTGGTCAAATCATACTGTACATTTTGTGCATCTACATAACCATGCACTgctcatttttcttctcttgtgCCATTTAGCATGCAATGTATGGATTCTCTATGATGTAATTCCATATCCTGACCATTTAGTTTTTTGGTTTGCTTTTATAAACAGTGCTTTACTTAGTAGTTGCTTTGGTTCTTATGCTTGATAGTTTATCCCCTTTCTTAATTCTGACTTCCCTTCTCCCACTGCTCTTGGACAGtataatgataataatgggAATCCTTACTCAGATGTTTTCTGGCTCGCTGCATTAGTGCAGTCAGTTGGTGAACTTGAATTTGGGCAACAGGTATGTAAACGTATTTTTACTTGCAAGACTTTTTGGTTTGTGTCCTAACGTTTTAAGTATTGTGGGTTTTTCCTCTGTAAGTTCCAGTTAATGTTATTATTTGTTCTGTTTCTACAACCTACAAGAAGTAACATTTTAAATGACGGTATATGTAACAAATTAGAGCCTATCTTGTTATGTGTGGGTTTCTTCCTCCTGCTTGGTTTCTGAATTAGGGAAATCTCAAATCTGTTGCAATTTAGAGCCTATCTTGTTATGTGTGGGTTTCTTCCTCCTGCTTGGTTTCTGAATTAGGGAAATCTCAAATCTGCTGCAATTTATGACCACCACTCCATTTTCATCAGCATACCTCACCACCCCCCACCCCctccttctctctttctctctcacatATGCTCATACATGAATGTGCAATGACAGATGCAtgcaaaaatttgaaaatgcataATAATCGCAGGATATTagtatcttttttctttgctttcctttggtgctgctgctgcttttaattcttaaatttccatttcctttaaaaattatctctctttttttttttaatttcttttttgcttataGAATAGGTTATGAGTAAGGAATTGTTTATAAAGAATAAAGATGGTGGTTTTAAGACAGCAAGTGAAGCAAGCTTTTGgtttttacatttatttgaTAAGAAGATAGAACAAGCATCTTTACCCTTGTTCCAGATTTTGGTTTTGGCCATGCATCACCTATGTTTTCTCCAGAACTTTCATCTGGAGGCTAACCTATCTACTTTTCTTGCATCCTTTCTCTTATGCCAGagtattttccttttatcttcTCTTCTCAAGCGCATCGATCGGCTTTTGCAATTTGACAGGTGATGATTCTCTTCTGATCTTTTCCAAATAAACTTACTGGTTATTCATGTCTGATTAGAAATGCTGCATAACAGGTTGATGCCTAGTTACAATGGGATTTTGACAATCAGCTGCATCCGAACCTTGGCACAAATTGCATTAAAGCTTTCTGGATTCATCCACCTAGTGCGTTCTTCTCGGGTCCCTTATCTAATAATTGTCTGCTTTGcgtagatttatttatttatatatagatTTTGTTTCTCTACAGGATCATGTCTGTGAACTGATTAAACCATTTCGAGATTTCAAGACAATCTGGCAAGTACGAATAGAAGCAAGCAGAGCACTCCTTGATCTTGAGTTTAACTGCAATGGCATCAATGCAGCATTGTTGttgtttattaaatatatagaGGAAGAGCCTTCTTTAAGAGGTACCCTTCTGTAAAAACTCTTTCTTCTGTAACTTTTCCTGATGTTAttgtgtttattttattgttaatgtATAGTTGTACTTTGTTTCAATTAAAATCTGATGTCGTTATACATTCCTTGATTGCAGGGCAGGTAAAGTTGGGTGTGCATGCTATGCGGTTATGTCAGATACGAGGTGGATCAGTTTCTAATGAGGATATTAAGTCGACCACTCTTGTGGCTTTGCTTCAGCTTTTAGAGAGCCGCACAGCATTCAATAATGTATCTCTCCGGCACTACATGTTCTCCATTCTTCAAGTCCTTGCAGGAAGGTGGGTATGCATTGTCATTTGCCTCTTTGGGATTAAAATTTTCCTCTGGGTAATATGGTTTCTCCATATTTATGTTGATAATGATGCTGGGGGAGGGAATACATCTGAGGATTGAAAGCATATAATTCTCTTACAATTATTGATTCTGATTGTCCTGTTGTTTCATTGCTCGCTTGCTGCACTGAGACTTCTGCTATTTGATAAGCAGGTGAATGTTTTACCATGTTGGGGTCAGGACAAGACTGTTGATTAATAGACAATGCTAGATTCTGCATGTTATGGGATTTTTCTTGGGTAAGGAGGTCAACACAAGTCCCATTTAGGAATTGATGTGGGACAGGATTGAGATGATCTTCGTATGtggcttccatggagtttttctttcaaaatcttAAGGAGTTTTAGGGTCTTCGGCTATAAGAAAAAAGGGTTAGTGGCTAGGGGTTAATAGTTTAATGGACTGAGTGATATTTGGGGGCAAAATAGTGACTGGAATAATGATGTTATTTTGAAGATTCTTGGGGGAAGCTAGGCTAAAACAGTGTaccttttttggtttttgagaGATAATATGACATGTCATTAATAAAAGAGGATATTAAACAGTAAGTTTAATTAGGATTACCCAATGGGAAcacataaatataatattttccttacaatgaaataaaaataaactcttatgGAAACTCTAGTAACTCCAGACTTGATTAAATTAGCTTTATTATGCCCCTAATTTGTAGAAATTGTGATGATACATATGTGCCAATATTATGAAACAAAGACAGAAAAAACCTAATTCCCTGTGGCTGCATTGGGGAGCTTGCTAGtaattcatttctttatttgtaatgttttactttttataGCCCAATATGCTTGCTCCAGTATTGAAAGATATGTACTGTTCAAATTGATTTAGGTCAGAGTTTTGCTGTTTCTTtgtattctttttgttttgttttttgttttatactTCTGCTAATCAAATTTTGAGCTCCCATTTTCAGAACCCCCACACTTTATGGAGTGCCTAAAGATAAGGTACGGCGAATGGCTGATGTGGAGGTTTGCAATGAGCAGAAGAACCATTTTGCAGCTCCTGTTGCAGAGATAAAGCCTGCTGAACCTCCCGCGGCGAACCCGAACCTTTTGCATGATAATCTGGCCATTCCAGAAGCTTCCAAGGGAGTGGATACTGTTTCCAACAGTCATGAGAGGAAGACATCCGTTGTTAAGATTAGGGTCAAGCAGTCTGGGACAACCAGTAAAGCAGAGGAAGGTGACGATGCTACCGTCGAAAGATCTCAAGGAAGGCATCCTGATGCCGATCGCGGCGCCACCAGTTCGGTTTCAGTGGATGCACCCCAAAGAAATTCAGCTGAGGCTGTGAGCATTAGCAATCAAAATATCGAAGAAGTCAACTCATTTCATGATCACGGGTCTCGGATCACCGCTAGCATTGGGAGTGCAAAAATTGCAAGTGAAGGTGACAACTTTGGTAAGGAACTTCAGTGTACTGCCGATTCAAGTAATGTTGCCGCGTGTCCTAGGCCCGATAATCCGTCATCACCTAGCATCATCCAAGATAACTACATAGATGCTGAAGGACAAAAGTTCGCAAGTCTTCAAACCCTATCAGTTTCAAGACAGGATGGTGGTTCATTGGGCACTGTGGATTCTCCAAACCGCGgcaaggagaagaagaagaagaagaaggacaaggaaaagaaaaaagataaggAAAAGAAACGAAAGCGAGAAGACCACAAAGGACACCGAGACGATCTCGAGTATTTAGAGAAGAAGCGAttgaaaaaggagagaaaacaCAAGGAAAAGGAGATGGCAAAGCTGCTGAGTGAAGCCAAGACGACTTCAACAACAGAATTACGAGGTAAGAAAGAGGAAACGACATCTTTAACAAAAGAGTTGCCTGGTAAGAAAGAGGAACTGGTTGCGAAGTCAGCAACGGTGCCATTGAAACCAAGTGCACCCCCCAAGGTAGTGATAACAAAGTCGGAAACCAGGACGGAGCCAACAGAAGGTACTTCAGCTCCCAAATTccgaataaaaataaagaacaagTCACTGAATAAATCATAGTGCAAAGTTGTTGGGTCTAGGATGTCACCATTAAACGTTGCTGGAAACGATGGAATcatccattttttttgtttttggactATCCTCTCCAGCAATTTTGTAGATGATTTCTAGTTTTGATGTGAAGCATCGTAGTTATCGATTGAATAAATCTCTCTATGCTCTTTGATTCTCAGTAATTTCGCCTGCAGAGTTGGAATAACTCAGAAATTGGATGTTTGTTTCTGCACCTAAATGAGCTTAGCCTTTCATTGTCCATtgatttaagtttattttattgaataatctAGAAAGtttttaaagttattatatatatatatataataaaaaatatctaaaatactTTTTACATCATTCTAGTACAGTGACGTTCAGAAATCTGcaaataaaattgttttaatgtATGTAGGTGGATAACCCCAGGGGTATATCCTTAGAGTGCGTGGTTATCTAgtcaaattattaaattatatatatataatcaatttatttgatcaaaatttgaagttttaaaaggTATACTTTGTTactattaaattttaacaaataaattgttttctaaaaggtcaaaataatagtaaaaaattttaaaataaacagtaaaatagtaaaaagaaaagaaaaagattggtgTGGGGGGGGAGGTGGTGAACACGCACCCTAGGATGGAGTCGCAATCTTTTGCCAGGGTACGGATAGGGAGCACTTGGGAAGGTATGGTGGCCCAAAAGATGATGAGCTGCAGCCTAATGGAGAAGTAGCAGTGAACTGAAAGCCATCCAACAAAACCCGTTTCTGTCTTAACACCAACAGTAGACTACGTGCCCACTCATAACACTAGCTGCCTTCAACATCATTCAAGAGGGACCCctcttccttaacacttttTAATGCGCCATAGGTATCAGATCATCTGTTTTTCTACTTTACTCGCCTACTCCTAGCTCTGCATCCATAGTAATGTTATGTGGTggtgataaatattttattaatatttattattccATAAATCCATCACTAtgatattaatttcaaaagtcaaacatatttttaattttatcgaGATTATGTCAcggattaaaatttaaatttaattttgtattattttaaatttaaaaataaaatttaaatcaatttataaattatagatctacatgtttaatttaaaaaacatatttgatagataataaaaaatttatatttatatatttaaaatttattttattttttacgaATATgagattttaaatattataaataaatacacgcaaaatataaatttgtggaaatgaaaattgaaacattCTCTTTTGTATGATTTTGTAAGGTTTGACCGCTGAGTGTAACTATAGACCTGTTTAACTTTGATTAAGAGGTTCTTTCTGatgatcaaaaataataaattattgttgtttttatGTGATGAGGCTTTTGAAGTTCATATTAGGGGTGTTAGTCGTTTTCTTTGAGCTTTTCTCCGATTGGTACATGCAAAATGGGAAAAAAGGTTGCTATCAAAATTAAGGAGAGTAGCTGGTAGCCTTGTAGCTGGTAGCCTTGTAGCTCGCTACTTCAAAGGGTATTGAAAAAAGTTAGGGGTGTAAAAAAGCAAACAGTTCTTGTAGTAGGCTAGTAGCAGCATGGATCCTGCAATCTCTGATGGGGATCCTTAAGATCTTGGGGCTCATTCCGGTCTGCAAGGAAAGGTGCAGACAGTCAAAACCAAAAGGGGGCTGCACCCTTTCCGTTTGTTTTctaactctttctttttcacggGGATTGATGTGTACTCACACAAGAaagttattttattacttGCTAGAAACTATAGAAAAGGCAGCGTGGTCGTTTGAATTTTGCCATTGGCCTATCACCTATGGTCACTAGGGTTCACGATGAACAAGTTCATCTCTCCTACATAGGATCTTCTGATTTCCAGTCAAGTTCCAAACATCAAGTTATTGCCCCTGCACATTTTGACAGTCATTTTTCATTCCATCCCTCTAGGACATGGAGTAAATAGTTGAAAAGAGTAATGAAGTTGACATTTGCCTAGCAAAGCTGGTATGAAATTCCAAGAGAAGAGACAAACAAATCCTACTTCATATGGTCTCTCCTTCAATCATgtaataagaaaaacaaacagTATGACAAATGGGCTAGTAAAGCAGAAGTACCAGGAGCTAGAGGTTTTAACGTTGATTCTATATTAGGAGTACATACATTCATAAATCTAGATTGATATGTACATAATGCTGAGGCTCAAGTGTTACAAGAGCAGTGGGAATGGAAAGAAATGCTTTTACCATATCTGGGTACGTAGATTTTCTTGCATGTTCAGTTGGATTCTCCCCTAGATTCTTCGATAGTTT
This window encodes:
- the LOC18604052 gene encoding transcription initiation factor TFIID subunit 2 isoform X2, yielding METGIHFEDNVIHTDNQIRRARCWFPCIDDNNQRCCYDLEFTVAHNLVAVSNGSLLYQVLSKDDPPRKTYVYRLDVPVAAQWISLAVGPFEILPDQHNGLISHMCLPPNLPKLRNTVEFFHSAFSDYEQYLDAKFPFGSYKQVFLAPEMAISSSTFGASLSILSSQVLFDEKVIDQTIDTCIKLAFALARQWFGVYITPEAPTDEWLLDGLAGFLTDLFIKKFLGNNEAQYRRYKANCAVCKADDSGATALSSSFACKDLYGTHSIGLNGKIRSWKSVAILQVLEKQMGPDFFKKILQAIISRAQGTTCPVRSLSTKEFRHFANKIGNLERPFLKEFFPRWVGSHGCPVLRMGFSYNKRKNIIELAVLRECTATLDSSVSVPNANPDSENRDGDIGWPGVMTVRVYELDGMSDHPDLPMSGDAWQLLEIACHSKLAARRYQKPKKGSKPDGSDDNGDMPSLDVRSSVDSPLLWIRADPEMEYLAEIHFNQPVQMWINQLEKDEDVVAQAQAIAALESLPEFSPSVVNALNNFLTDSKAFWRVRIEAAFALASTSSEETDLAGLQHLVRFYKSRRFDADIGLPKPNDFRDFPEYFVLEAIPRAIAMVRAADKKSPREAVEFVLQLLKYNDNNGNPYSDVFWLAALVQSVGELEFGQQSIFLLSSLLKRIDRLLQFDRLMPSYNGILTISCIRTLAQIALKLSGFIHLDHVCELIKPFRDFKTIWQVRIEASRALLDLEFNCNGINAALLLFIKYIEEEPSLRGQVKLGVHAMRLCQIRGGSVSNEDIKSTTLVALLQLLESRTAFNNVSLRHYMFSILQVLAGRTPTLYGVPKDKVRRMADVEVCNEQKNHFAAPVAEIKPAEPPAANPNLLHDNLAIPEASKGVDTVSNSHERKTSVVKIRVKQSGTTSKAEEGDDATVERSQGRHPDADRGATSSVSVDAPQRNSAEAVSISNQNIEEVNSFHDHGSRITASIGSAKIASEGDNFGKELQCTADSSNVAACPRPDNPSSPSIIQDNYIDAEGQKFASLQTLSVSRQDGGSLGTVDSPNRGKEKKKKKKDKEKKKDKEKKRKREDHKGHRDDLEYLEKKRLKKERKHKEKEMAKLLSEAKTTSTTELRGKKEETTSLTKELPGKKEELVAKSATVPLKPSAPPKVVITKSETRTEPTEGTSAPKFRIKIKNKSLNKS